The genome window TCTTACCTTCGTCTTTGTATTAGTATTATCCAATAGCATAGAATGCctattaatattcttcatATACTGGTAATGTTCTTCCCTTGACGAGAGCAGAGCAAAGACTAGAAATCGTAGCTGCACCCCTTATGATTACCCGGTGGTATGCACACCGTAGGGACCTGTCACCCGAGATATCCTAGATATCCTGAATATCCTCGACTTTTAGCAGCCAAAAAACACAATACGGAATTTAATTAGCAAAACGCACCTTATAACGATTTCTAACTTGCATCCAATGATATCACGTTAATGCCTTAGCAAGATGGCCACGTCGCGCGGGGTTGCTGCACGATGCGATCCTCTGCGAGCATAGCCACGTTTCCGCCTCTCGGTCAGATTAGATGTCAACAAGGCTCGGTGTCCACACATGGGTGAATTGACAGCGCGTACGGTCGCGAAAACAATTTTCACATGAGATGCCATATTACTTAAAATTTCTTCATATCTAAGAACCTTTACTTTGTGTTATTCAGACACCTGTTCAACAATAGCTTATCGCTGGCTACAGTAATAGGACCCCTGGACGGAGTGCTATCAACTCCACATACTAACATGGCAATGCATCAAATCAAACGGAACCACGACTTTAGCGTGAGGCGATGCACGGATGCTGCTATCTTACCCACGCAGCCTTGCGATCTAGGCTATGATGTATTGTTCCACAAATGTTTTAAATCCTTTCGAGGCTGGTGTTAGCACCGTTTATGCGTCACCGTTGGTATTGGGTGGAGGCTTCAAAAATGGAAAGTTTCTTGGGGTACGCGTACCTACCAGGAGATAAGGAGGCCTTTGAAGCAGCCATAGGTGTGTCCCTAGTCCTGTTCATATCAATgcggaggaaaagaggaaagaataCTCATCATGGGCCCTAGAAAAATTCCACTGCACTCTGGGCGATCGCTTTAAGCGAGATAGCGAGACCTATTCACACACAAAAGATGAGTTTGGTATGACACCGCTCCATTATGCAGCGCGGTTATTACCAACGGAATATTGGAAGGGACGTGAGACATGGAACTCGCTACTGAAGGGCCTCGAACTGGATGATCTGAACGAGCAAGATGAAGACGGTCGTACCCCACTGTCTCATGCAGCAGAGACTGGGAAGGCGTGGGCTGTGGACGAATTGATCAAAGCTGGAGCGGACCCCTACCGATGTGACAAAAATGGACGATCGGTCTTATCCTGGGCAGCACAATTCGGCCACAAAGAATTGATCGAGCTACTCAGTTGGGAATTCAAGTTCTCTGAAGACAAGGATAACCAAGGCTGGACACCTTGCCATTACTTTCTCCAATGTTTTTTACAAAGCGATTCTCACTCAACTAGCGATTATGATCTCCGCATTCTTCCACTGATTTGGGACAGAAGCCATTCCCGGGAGGTAACGGGCCTTTCACTGTGGGTAAAACACCGTCCTGGGCAGAACTCACAATGGGGTATCCGGACGTGGACACAAATTCCATCCAAGTATATGAAGGCATCCATGTTGTCTGAGCATGATGCCTTTGGCCTCACCCTGCTAGCGCGTGCTGTACGACTCGAAAGGTACTTAATCGTCAAGATACTTCTTACCATCGAGGGCATCAATATAGGCGTGGCGGACCGAGACGGAAAAACGCCGCTTTGGCGGGCCATAGAGGCTAGAAACCGCGATATTGCCGAACTATTGTGgaacgatgatgatactactCTGAGGCTACTTGCGAGGAATGCCCACACTCGATCTGAATCTCTAGAATGGCTCATTACCAACGGCTATCCATTGCTTAGACAACACGGCCCAAACAAGAGGACGGCTTTCCATATAATGCTTGACATCCCTAACATCAGCGTTATGGAGCATCACCTCCAACAAATCATCACCCATGTATCCGATTTACCTACGGACACTGTTGAAGCTCCAACATATAAGAGGTCAAAATATCTAGAGGAAATTCTAGAGAAAGCCGACAGACGTGGCTTAACCCCTTTAGCTTTggcaaaagagaaaagactGATACCGATAGTGAAGCTTTTCATTCGATGGCGTGCCAAAGTGGATTGCTTCAAACACAAAGCGGACTGGTTTAATCTATTACCGGACAGTAAGGATATAGCATCTTTCTGCAATTTAGAGGAAGCGTACCGGAATGTGTCATTCGAGCTGGTACAAAAGAAGAACGAGATCCTTGTCTTCGACTTCTACCAAGCAGAGGATGTAACTCCACAAGGACGTCTTGTCAAGCGACGTGATATGCTTCAGCATCTTTGGTAAAAGCTGTCGTTTGATGAGTATCTTCTTTAGATGCTAACAGGAAGCACTGGCAGGCTACACAATAGCAAACAAAATTGGATAGCCTCATTGCAGCATGGTCTCTACCATAAAACAGAATCATACGCATACAGCCGCGTGCATCTGGACACAAGACTGTCCGAAGTAACCTGTGTCCTATCAGCAGAATTTCCGAATCCAGATGCAGGATTCTTCAAAAGACATAGCCCATTCCTGTCTGGGGGCATAGCAAGTCAGAAATGCTGGTGTATATCGTGGACAAGGCCACAGTTTCCGGATACAAGTGACGACATACAACCAGTATTCTACAGCAGTACTATCTCTCACGGCCAGATTCCTGCAAGCGACGACAAATTCCTACAGCAATACATTGGCGAATTATTTCAGGAATGGTCCCTAATATGCGATGAAATTGAGACGCATGTCATTGATCATGTACGTGGACCCCTTACCCCGGATCTTGCGTCTTACGCTGACAGCTCTGACTACTAGTGCAATGGTGACGAGACGAGCGCCATTGTTCTGATTACTGATCTAGCTGATGATTCACGTGACTTGGCCACCATTCAGAGGCCCTTCAAGACCAGGTAAAGGGAATACAGAAGGCAATCAGTGAATATCGCAGGGTGGATGTATACCACAGTCTTCGTTTgcaagaggcagaagagggtCTCGGACAACTGAAGGCGATCATCACTGATCGACTAGATAAGCAACATGAACGCGTGCGTGATCTCCGCCAAATGGTAAGATGCCCACAGTATTGACCTTGTTGAATTGCTCTTACAGTATCAGGAATTTGCTAGGCTTTCCGTTGAAGAAACGGTTTTCATGAGACGTATCAGTCTAATTACTGTGAGACGATATATTGGTTCTCCCTATTCACATGGCTAACGAGGGCAGTTTATCTTCCTACCACTGATGTTTGCATCGGTAAGTAGTAGCGTCAACTGagttttatttcttctttccttttatGCTGTTGTCTGCCCCGGCTGATAGCAACAGAGTCTCTTTGGCATGAACGTCAACGCGCTGCAAAGCAACCCTGACTGGCGCTGGTATATCGTGTTCGGCGCCGCATCCCTTCTTTTGACCTATGCCTTGTGGAAGGTTTCAGATCAGGTTAGTTCCAGTTGCCGTGGAAattctccacccactcccctccttccccttccttaCTGGCCCTATGTAAAATcccccccttttttcttctgcttcagtaCATAATTTGTGCTAATGTGTTATCAGAACATCCGAATATCCCAGATATGGTCTGAATTACGGGCGAGAGGGCCCATGAAGAACAAGACGAAGGATTATGAAGGCTAAGAATTGTTATGATTGACTTTGTTCGGATTGTTGTCATTTGTTGGTGAAGGGGAGCAATGGGAGCGGTAATTGCTTTGTTTTTGCCTATCACAGATGGATTCGGAGACTGACTAGCTTGCTTACAAATGTTGTCTCTGTTCTCATAACCGCAGACATATTCTGAAATTGCTTGTGTGCAGTTTTTACATGCATCAAATTGCAGGAAGACATGTTCAGTTTCAAATAGTAATGGGTGTTATATACAGTCAAGTAATGTTTTTGACTAAGTAAGCTAGTAAAAGTCTTCTTCACACGCATACACATTAAAGAAGACACAaaaggtagaagaagtaCAACGACTGTCGAAGCGAAGATACTACATACAAACGGATAGAGTTCCTATCAAAGGACTTTTCATAATCCATACTTTCTCAGTCAACCCGCTTAGAAAACGGGCATCTTGAAAGCATCAAAAGTGTAGTCCCAAGTAGCAAGGGACTTGGAATCGTGAACACAAGAGAAGCTGGAGTTGCTGTTCCAGAGGGGACGAGAAGGCCACTGGCAAAGCATCTGGGTCTCACCAGCATAGGTACCGGAGGAGACGGTGGCGTTGAGGCGGGAAGGCTTGTTGCCGTTCTCAACCCAGTCGATCATGATCTCCATGTTGTCCTCGGGGTAAGGACCAGGCTGGAGGGAGTTGGTGCCGCAGTGAGCAGCGCCGGGGACGAGGTAGAGCTGGTACCAGTCGGACATATCCTGCAGGGACTGGGTGtaggtggtgttggggtacATGGCCTGACGGACAGCCTGCCAGTAGTGGACAGACGAGGCGGTGGGGATACTGGGGTCGGATTCACCGTGGTAGTGGATCATCTTACCACCGGATTCCTTGAAGGTGGTGAGGTCGATGACGGTGGTCTGGAGACTGTCAATGTAGCGAATCATACCGATGTTCATCCAGTCGACCAGGGTGTCGTAGGTGACGTTGTCGAGGTTCTCCAGGTTATCGATGTTGAGGAGCTGCACGAACTTTGTCACGTACTCGCCACCGGTAGAGGGGATGCTCAGAGTCCAGGAGTCAGTGGTGGAGTCGTACTCGGTGTCACCATCGGACAGCTCAGCGGCGATCTGCCACGAGAGGTAGGCACGCTTGCCGTTAGAGTCGTGAAGACCGTCGTAGATGGCCTGGGCGAGAGCAACGCCCTCAGCGGTAACGCTGCCGTTCTGGGCGGGCTGGTAGCTAGTAGTGCTGCCCTCAGCACGCTTGCTGAAGCCAAAGCCCAGGGAGGTGTAGTTCTGCTCAGCGCAGTAGTAGGACTCGCCAatgatggaggtgaggtTGAAGTTCAGCATGCAAAGGTCAGTACGGGAGACAACGCCATCGGTACGGCCGTCGAGAGGGTCACAGGCTTCGATGGTAGCGTTGACGATCTTGTCAAGTTCGCAAGGGGGAGGGTAGTAGTCCATGGTGTGTTCAATAGTGGCAGGGAAGACGTGGTGAACCTGCTGCTGAGCAAAGCGGAAGGCAGGGGCACCCGCAATGACACCGTCATATTCATCTCCCCAGCGCTGGACCTGACTCATACCCTCACGACCACCATCGGAACAGCCCTCGTAGTAGGTGTAGATCTTCTTGTCGCTGGAGAGACCGTAGAAACCACGGGTCAGGGGTTTGGCGATCTTGGTCATTTCACCAAGAGCCTGGTAGGAGAACATGTAAGTAGCATCCCAGTTGATCGAGCCGTTGCCGTAGAGGACGACTTCATCATAGCTGTAGGAGAAGGCGTCGTAGCCGGCGTCGGTGGCGCCGGAGGCAGCACCGTACTCGAGACCGCCAGTAGCATCGCTGGACAGGgagaaaccaccaccaccggcaacGTAGAAACGGTTCTTGAAGTCGGAAGGAGCGGGCAGGGCGTACTTCACGACAACCTTGTCACCCTTCCCGGTGTGAGTGTAGGTAACAGTGACATTGCAGTAGTCGTAGGAGCCGGAGCTACCCATGCCAGAGCTGGCATCGGTGACCGTGTTGGCAGTGACGGCGGAGGGGATCAAGTTGATTCCCAGGAGGGTGCCGTTAGAAGGAAGGGCGGACTGAACATTGGAAACAGTGCAGAGATCGGACAGGGAACTAGCCTGAGCAGTGGCTGCTGCCAGAGCAGCGACAACTGCGCGAGTGGACTTGCGCATGTTGAGGGTCACTAAAGAGTGTGGAGGTGGATTGAATGAGCGAAGGTGCAGACTGTAAAGACTGACTGAAGCGTCTGATGAATAAGTTTGTTTGGGGTGGCGGGTGGCTGTCTTATATAGAACGGTCAGCTACTCAATATTGGGGACATACCGTGATAGCCGTCTCctgtggttggggtggagtgAGAAGGCTATTCATCGGCCGGGCCCACCAGGCTTGACATTCTGCAGCAGAAATTAACTCAGATTCTAACACTCGTCACCCGATTGCGCGGCCCGGAACAGTATTATCCAGATTATGGGGTTGAGTGACATCAGTAGATCACTGTGACTGCTGGCTTTCGCATGTCATGGGCGCAGTGTGATGGAAAGATCCTGAAGGGGCTGTGATCAAATGAAGACTATCTCTCATATTGCAGCGCAGCGAAGTGTTAGTGATAACCTGTTTGTCGGTCATTGCTGCTTGCATGCTTCCCAAACTTGGTCAAACGGGAGCTGAAACCCCGCCACGAGTAGCAGGGAGTTGCAGCGAAAATGGCATGGGATGCATCTAATCTGCATCTAATCAGGGCCTTTGCCAAGAGGGTCCCAATGTTAGGGCGGTAATAACCTTATCCGGGTGGAGTCAGTAAATCTCCGCTCGAGCAGTCGGGCGCCTTGGCAGGCCACGAGAGGTCCAACCAGGGTCTCGGCTTCTAGGACCCTTTTCGGCACTCGCATTTGCCTGATTGTAGATGTCACTGAGAGGTGAACAAAATTCGACACATATACAAGCTATGAAGTCCATACTCGATGCGAAATGATCTACTCTGCCCCAAGCAAGCAGTTCACAAAGGCTAAGCTTTCGGTTCCTGCGCGAACTCGTGCGCCAAGCCAATTAGGGCATGGCTGGTTAGTGCCAAGTCGAGGCTTCGTCAGCTCAGTATCATGTTAAGGCGGCAGGTCGAAGACCCCATGTCTAATTTCGAGCCTAGCGAGAGCCATCTTGAGCGTTTTAGATTAGTCGACAGATTCGTCATACCACACACACCCCATGGTCGGGGTCTGCTAAGTGCTAACCTCTTCAGTGAACTCCGCAAGGAACCCGCAAACACCGTGGCCACAAAAACTTGGTCCAGGCCGCGGGTGGGAGATGAATCCTAATCGACCCTGTTCAGCCCTGCGGTGAGAAAAATGATATTGGTACGTAACTGTGCTGATCACAATCTTGTTTCTAGCTTTAAAGAAGGACCCATTTGGACGGACTACACACAGAGTGTTATTCTGTTGACAACATCCTACATGCTTGTAATATCCGTGAATATTGAGACTCAATAAGCCAGGTACGGAATCCAATTAGTTCAACAGCCATCAGGGTGGCATACAGCAGGGGAGATGCATACGTACACGCCCATCAATCCGTGTTTGGCTCCATGTAAGTCTGAAGAGCCGATAACGGCTGTTCCACACTTCAACCCGATCTAAGTAGACTAGGTTGGTTGCCAAGATGATCGGCGCTTCCGCTTAGTCATTCATACCCCCATCATTCAGGGCATTGCTCCCAGTCTGGACATCACTATTGGCCATTATTTCAGCATACCCATAGCAACCTTTCCAGATTAGCTCTAGTCTAAACTGCCAAGAATGGGTGTCTTCCGGTGGCACGAGAATAGCATACTTTGCACGACCATCTCGCCCATCAACTTGGGAACGTGAGCCCCATTATTCCCAGTACGCCATTCGGTGTTTCTGTTTGCTTCCACACTTCTAGCCCCACTGAATGAGATCATTGCCCCTTGCGCAGCAAACCCATCGCTGGGAAATAAACTCAGAAGTATCATAATTCAGTACCATCCGATGTTGAGTTGACTTGACGGGAGACGTGCTCCGTTTTTCCTAGCAGAAATCTCGGCCTATGATCATAGATAAAAGCTCTCATTAAAAAGCGTTTCGGGGATACTCATCTCCAGTCGGACTGGATTACCTAAATGGTCCCCTCGCCCAGCGTGCGCCGGCGGACGACCGTACCTTCTTAATTGACTCGAGGGTGCTGGCAAAtttgcagctgcagaaaaGCCACTGGTTCATGACTCTCCATATAGCAATCCAAATTCAAGTTTGGTGGCCTATAGGCGAGTCACTGTTGACTGGTGTTGAAATATCAACTTGACTTTGTAGATTCAGCAAATATTATACGTATAATTCACAAGAGTGCCAAGGGTTCCGTATATGGCCTAGATGGCTTTGTAACCATAATAACTTCTCGGCATAGGACAGCTCAGAAACTAGTTAAGTTCGTGACCTTATCAAAGTGCCACCAGACACCACAGGTGAAAGGTATCCTACTTCTGTCCTACTGCTTGCCTTCTGGTTCAGATGCCAACACCAAGTGACCATATCATGAAACCcaagggtggaggaggcggtcCTTAGTCCTTCTTATCATTACGTTTGCAAAAGCTCATATGTGGGGATCCACTGCTCCATATCTAGCTTCATGGAGGTAAGCGAATGAAGCGTCGATATTGGGAGTGCATGGCACTTGCTGATCAGGCTGGACGCCAGCAATCAAGATGAATCCCTAATTCTGATGAGCGTAAATTGATGcctgcagcaacatcaacataCCTGCGCTGGCTATATTGGTTGACTTCAACAACCTCTATTAAACAAATTGCTCATGTTCGAGAATGTTTTCCGGTATCAAGTTGATTGCGTGTGGGTCTGAATACCACTACGTAGTCCTGACTGAAGGTCATCCCTATTTTTAGACCCACCCACATGATAAATAACGACGCCTTATCACCCTGAGTCCTGAGTTCTCTTATGCCTCGTCGCGTACTGCATGCGGACGAGTTTGTCTGAGTTATCTCCAGTAATCTCTTGCCTATGCGGACCGCGGAGGCTTTGGCTCCGTCGATTTCGCGTATACGAACATAATCCGCTTCCTAGTCTCTCAGCCTGTCCGTCACGCATTACGGCACGGAAGTCATCATGCGACCGGCCCCAAGCCCAGGTCCACGTTACACCAGGGTTCGCCATCTTGTATGTATTTACCCGTGAGGAAAAAGTTTCGCACTTTCTCCCGCGTCATACTCGTGAAAGGTTCGTTATCACACGAATAAACTGTTGTAGGTTATGTTGAACAATATGCTGTTTCCCCACCGAGGTCTCTCGCCAGCCAGTTGATGACCTGAACACACCCACTCCATGGCAAGTAGTCGCTCATCACCTCGAGATGCCTGGGATTTGCTGCAGATAATGTTGTGTTGCTCCAATCGTTATGCTTGCTTGGATCAACCTACTTCGCGCCGCGCCCACCCAGAACGCTCAACATCCCCGATCTGACCCACTGTAGATAGCCCAGCACGTTTAGAACTATTTGAGAAGCATAAAGAGGACCGCAGTGCTATATATGAGACACTATTTGAAGAAGGGTCTCTTCTGTTGCGGTAGAAAATTCTCGCCCGTCGTTAATCATCCGTATATCTGTGCGGAAACATGTGTCGAAGAGGATGTTACGTGGTTTCTGTCAAAGTGGTGGCTGGGCTTCAGTTTTTAGAAATTCCTCTGTTGAGATATCCTGGCTCCTACAGCTAATACCTTGGACATACCCAAGCAGATAACAAATAGCAAAGGACATTggaagataaatatatttagcaTCATCTATACTGCGCGATAGAACTCTGCAGGCCGTATTTTGAGATGGCAATCATCATGGAAATAAGATGCGACCATCAAAAAGGTCTGTTTAGTGCTATTAGAGCTATAAGTGACATTTTCAATGAATTGTCCCATATAGGGGTTTAGGGAATATGCCTCCATGGGCCCCCTTTATTTCAGTGTTAATGATTCAAATATTATTCACGAGTCACAGAAATACATCAAGCGAATATACGTAATTTGCTATTTGCAACTACGTAGTTATCAATGCTGATACTGGTATATATTATCCCAATACCATTCTGAGACATATACATATCAACACGAATACGAACTGCCAAATCCGGATAAAGCAAAGGGAAATCTAGGCAAAATTAAAGCTTCGGAAAACGAACCTGATCCACTATCATTATGCGCACGTTGACGTGGGGCGCTTGGCTCAGTCGAGGTTTGTGCTCTGATAGGAGTCGAAAGACTCTGAACCAGATACAGTGAGACATAATCCACGTACACCTTTTAGACATAATGTCGCCTAGGGAGTCGAGTACCAGATCATGTTGTGGGGCTTTCCGCGGTAATATTGCTGTGCAATAATATCAGAAGCACGGCAGTAAAGATCTTTCCGAATGTTCGATCACTGATGTACGTCTTTCAGGGTCTGGACCTGCGAAATCTCTGATTCCGTATTTCGACAGCAAAAGTCGAATGAGCCTTGTTGTGGTGGGCATATGTGGGACTGCAGGGTTCTAGGATGAGAGACTCCACCCTTTTTGGATTCAGCCCTACTAGCCCTTCACTCGGCCCCATTTCTGTCAGGCTCCAACGCTCTGCTTCTACGCCACGCATTTGatgtaaaaaaaaaaaaaaaaaaaaaaaaaaaaaaaaaaaagtggtaGTCCGCATGTCTGCGCCAGCTGCTATACGGGCCACACAGAAATGTGAGTTCATCGTGAACCGAATTATATTACATTTAAGCCCCTTGCGGAACAAGGCAATACTGTATGGAAGCACCGACCAATATCTCCCTTAACATAAAATTTGTCTGCCAGCTCGCACAAACTACTCGCATGAACGTTATTCTTCGCCCCCGCAGCAACACTCAAAACACATGAGTCCGCAGcatctaaaaaaaaattagtaTACTATTCATAGCGGAGCGAAGAAATAAGGGTCACCAAGGGGAAACCTACACTCCACAACAAACTTCTCcagcttcaccacctcctcgcATGCTCACATCTGACGATTCCGCGGCCGCTGTCTTTGCTTCTGGTCAGTATACTTGACGCTATGGTCGAGAGAGTTGTTCACGGATGTATCATACCGAAGTCTTTGTGCTGGGAGGTTCAGGAGCAGTTGGTTGTTGCATGGTCACAGTCTCTGGATCCCAAATATGGCTTTGTGGTTCCAGAGTAGGCGCTTTGCTGAGAGATGTGGTAATCCAATCGAAGAAATTCATGTTGTTCAATTGAAAGTCTGGTCAGAATATTATGCAGAGCGTGGGGTTCTATGGCGAGGAGAACCTTTTATATGTGTAGTACCCCTGGGTCTGCAGAACTATGATAACGATATTAGTGCCATAGAGCAGGAAAGCGTTATTGAGAATCTTTCACCTGCATGGAGCCATCAACTCCACAGCAGATCCACTATGAAACCCATGGTGAGGATCTAGTCGCAACTAGCGATCTTCTACGAGATCGAACGCTTCTTGGGCTGATATTCATGGTTATGTTACAAACACATAGTAGGGCGCTGTCTCAGCTCGTGTCATAACACAACATTAACGACTTGCTAAGAATTGATGGATCTCTTCTATGCATGCCATACAGAACTGCAAGACGTGGAAATCCAAGGTAAAAAAAGGCTTGTTGTCTACGGATAAACTTTGGAGAAACATACAAGCCTCAGCAAAGGATGATGATATAAGCACGAATTGAGCCAAGTACCTGAAGCCAAAAAACATCACCAATCGGGGAAAATTCACCTACTCCACCTCATAAAAGAAGTTGAGTCCTGGGAGCTGGCTCAATCGAATTGGTCAGCCTTTGGATCCACCAAGTAATAAGACCCACAGCTTTATAGGCACCAGCTTTACTGATTGGCTTGTTATCGTATTCGAATTCGAATGCGAATAGCCTTTTCAAGATTAGCAGTCTTACTTCTTGCACTGATTTGAAGCCGGGCCTACGTAATGAGTAGTGCCTATGCAAAACTTCATTTGTATTTCATAGACCCCGAATTACAGCCCTGCGAGCCGACCCTTTATCAGGGTCCACCGGGGCTGGCATCAAAATTCAAAACTTCTACCACGTGATGCCATCCCACTCACCCGTTGACCTTGATTGGGAAGACACAAAACAGTTCTGCTGACAGGGTTCCGTAGAGATATTGTCGTTCAATATTACCGCAAATTTTGGACGAATTGCTCAAGAGAACTTCTATTCGTGACCCTCTTTTGGCCTACGATGTAGCAAGCTAGTGATCTTCGAACAGAGTGGAAAAATGAAGCGTATTATTCTTCGGACCTCGTCTCGAATCCGAGACCCACTATTGGTGCTGTCGTACTGTCTGCGCTAGTTGACGGAGATAAATCCCTGAACACGTTCTTGACCCGGACTGTCGGGTACCTTCACCGGCTTCTTTATGTTGGGATCACGATATTTCAAGAAAAGGCACATTTCTGCTTCTATAATCTTTCCCTTATCatagatttttcttttagatCCGAACACTGGCTTGCAAAAGACAATATTGTAATAATACATGAAGCTAGATACAACTGGAATGTGATTAAGCGCACAGTATACGAAGAAGAAATTAATCCCTGCCGGTGAAGGAATGTAAGAATCCGAAAGGCCAATCGTAGCTAATCAGAGACACAAGGTAGCATTTTCCGCATCACTTAGGTGCAACGGAAGCTTTCAGCCAAAGAAATATTGCCACCAACGTATTCAATCTGGGAAGGATAGGGGCACAAGTTGCGATGGAGACCAGTTCCGAGCGACGGGTATTCTACAGGCAATGTGTCCGGGGCTGTGCCATTTTCGACCCAACGCTGGAGAGCCTTCATGACCGTGGTGGGCTGGCCACCGAGGCCGCCGGCGCAGTGACCGAGACCCGGCGACTCGAAAAAGCGCCAGAAGTCATGAATATCCGGGAAGAGCGCCCGAGCCTTGTTGTAGAGATATTCGGTACCTTTCGTAGGGATACTGGGATCGGCCTGTTTGGTAAAGGGGTGATGGGTTAGTTACTGCTGTCAGGTTTCGGC of Aspergillus luchuensis IFO 4308 DNA, chromosome 7, nearly complete sequence contains these proteins:
- a CDS encoding uncharacterized protein (COG:M;~EggNog:ENOG410PJJV;~InterPro:IPR002110,IPR036770,IPR020683;~PFAM:PF12796;~go_function: GO:0005515 - protein binding [Evidence IEA]), which translates into the protein MESFLGYAYLPGDKEAFEAAIEKFHCTLGDRFKRDSETYSHTKDEFGMTPLHYAARLLPTEYWKGRETWNSLLKGLELDDLNEQDEDGRTPLSHAAETGKAWAVDELIKAGADPYRCDKNGRSVLSWAAQFGHKELIELLSWEFKFSEDKDNQGWTPCHYFLQCFLQSDSHSTSDYDLRILPLIWDRSHSREVTGLSLWVKHRPGQNSQWGIRTWTQIPSKYMKASMLSEHDAFGLTLLARAVRLERYLIVKILLTIEGINIGVADRDGKTPLWRAIEARNRDIAELLWNDDDTTLRLLARNAHTRSESLEWLITNGYPLLRQHGPNKRTAFHIMLDIPNISVMEHHLQQIITHVSDLPTDTVEAPTYKRSKYLEEILEKADRRGLTPLALAKEKRLIPIVKLFIRWRAKVDCFKHKADWFNLLPDSKDIASFCNLEEAYRNVSFELVQKKNEILVFDFYQAEDVTPQGRLVKRRDMLQHLW
- a CDS encoding uncharacterized protein (COG:M;~EggNog:ENOG410Q1PV;~InterPro:IPR002523;~TransMembrane:2 (i12-35o47-65i);~go_component: GO:0016020 - membrane [Evidence IEA];~go_function: GO:0046873 - metal ion transmembrane transporter activity [Evidence IEA];~go_process: GO:0030001 - metal ion transport [Evidence IEA];~go_process: GO:0055085 - transmembrane transport [Evidence IEA]), translated to MEFARLSVEETVFMRRISLITFIFLPLMFASSLFGMNVNALQSNPDWRWYIVFGAASLLLTYALWKVSDQNIRISQIWSELRARGPMKNKTKDYEG
- a CDS encoding putative tannase (COG:S;~EggNog:ENOG410PIA3;~InterPro:IPR011118,IPR029058;~PFAM:PF07519;~SECRETED:SignalP(1-19)), coding for MRKSTRAVVAALAAATAQASSLSDLCTVSNVQSALPSNGTLLGINLIPSAVTANTVTDASSGMGSSGSYDYCNVTVTYTHTGKGDKVVVKYALPAPSDFKNRFYVAGGGGFSLSSDATGGLEYGAASGATDAGYDAFSYSYDEVVLYGNGSINWDATYMFSYQALGEMTKIAKPLTRGFYGLSSDKKIYTYYEGCSDGGREGMSQVQRWGDEYDGVIAGAPAFRFAQQQVHHVFPATIEHTMDYYPPPCELDKIVNATIEACDPLDGRTDGVVSRTDLCMLNFNLTSIIGESYYCAEQNYTSLGFGFSKRAEGSTTSYQPAQNGSVTAEGVALAQAIYDGLHDSNGKRAYLSWQIAAELSDGDTEYDSTTDSWTLSIPSTGGEYVTKFVQLLNIDNLENLDNVTYDTLVDWMNIGMIRYIDSLQTTVIDLTTFKESGGKMIHYHGESDPSIPTASSVHYWQAVRQAMYPNTTYTQSLQDMSDWYQLYLVPGAAHCGTNSLQPGPYPEDNMEIMIDWVENGNKPSRLNATVSSGTYAGETQMLCQWPSRPLWNSNSSFSCVHDSKSLATWDYTFDAFKMPVF
- a CDS encoding uncharacterized protein (COG:S;~EggNog:ENOG410Q22F), coding for MNFFDWITTSLSKAPTLEPQSHIWDPETVTMQQPTAPEPPSTKTSTAAAESSDVSMRGGGEAGEVCCGVCCGLMCFECCCGGEE